The window GAGGTCAGCCGTTTGGATAATATCGTGATCATCGATTGCGGGTCGCAGTTTACCCAGCTCATCGCCCGGCGGGTGCGCGAGATGAAAATCCACAGTACGATTTTACCCTGGGACGTGTCGACCGTCCGAGTCCGCGAACAGGCGCCTTCGGGGATCATCATTTCAGGAGGGCCCGATAGCGTTAACGATGAAGGCGCTATCGCCATTCAGGGGGAAATCTTGGATTTGGGCGTGCCAGTATTGGGCGTATGCTACGGAATGCAGCTCTTGGCGAAATTCTTGGGTGGTCAGGTTGTCAGCGGAGAGAAACATGAGTACGGCACAACCCCCATCGAGAGAAAAGGGGAGTCCAGGCTGTTCAAAGAAGTTCCTGGCTCCTTCGAGGTTCTGATGAGTCATGGGGATCGCGTGAAGCAGGTCCCACCGAACTTCCAAGCCACGGCGGACACGAAGCACGGAGTGATCGCGGCGATGGAAAGCGACGACGGCCGTTTTTTTGGGCTCCAATTTCACCCGGAGGTGGAACACACGCAACACGGATCACTCATTTTGCGGCACTTCCTTTTCGACGTTTGCAGCTGTAAAGGAGATTGGGACCTGGGAAACTGGGTGGAACGCTCCGTGAAGGTCATCCGATCCCAGGTGGGAGAGGGACGCGTCGTTTGCGGCCTTTCGGGAGGAGTGGACTCCAGCGTGGCGGCGGCCCTCGTTCACAGGGCTGTGGGCAAACAGTTGGAGTGTGTCTTCGTCGATAACGGGCTGATGCGCCTCGACGAAACGCGCCAGGTGTTGAAGTCTTACGACGGCCTGGGGTTGTCTACGCGCCACGTGGACGCGTCGGAGCTTTTTCTGAACCGCCTGGCGAGTGTGACCGACCCAGAGAGCAAGCGAAAAATCATTGGAGAACTTTTCATCAAAGTATTCGAGGGTGAAGCGAGCAAGATCGGATCGGTGAAGTGGCTTTTGCAGGGGACGATCTACCCGGACGTGATCGAGAGTGGCAGCAAGAAGGGATCGGCAGTTATCAAGTCTCATCACAACGTGGGCGGACTGCCGGAGCGGATGAATCTGAATTTGTTGGAGCCCCTACGCGACCTGTTCAAGGACGAAGTTCGGGAGATAGGCCACATATTGGGTATTCCTGGTGAGATCGTGGATCGTCAGCCCTTTCCAGGTCCGGGCCTGGCGGTGCGCTGTCTAGGGGAGATCACCCGAGAACGTCTGGATACCCTGCGGGCCGCGGACGCCATTTTCACAGAGGAACTTATACGTAGCGGACTTTACCACAAAATTTGGCAGTCGTTTTGCGTTCTCCTGCCTGTGCGGACGGTGGGCGTCATGGGCGATGGGCGAACTTACAGCGAAGTACTGGCTCTCCGCGCCGTGGAGTCCTCGGACGCCATGACCGCTAATTGGGCGAGACTTCCCGGAGAGCTGCTGGACCTCGTCGCGAAACGGATCTGTAACGAGGTTCGGGGCATCAATCGGGTAGTTCTGGACGTTACCTCGAAACCCCCTGCCACCATAGAGTGGGAATAAACAGTTCATGAGAGTAAACAGTATTGAAATATGACTGAGTTAATATATGTAATGTAGTTATGTTAATATATGTAATATAGTAATGTATGCTCGTGCTGTGGACAGAAGTTAGAACAGTTGTCGCTATCGGTTCGGGAGTGGATATATCCGCAATGAGGCGTACATCATGACCGAGATGTGAACGCAGCGATCAATTTAAGAAATTACGCCGTGAGTTCCACGGTATCAGCCTGTGGAGAGTAAAGTTCTGGTCGTCGTCGCGAGATGGCGGTGAAACTGGCCTCAGTGAAGCAGGAAGTCAGCTTCGAATCTGTTTAGACAGATTTGAATAGGTCTGACGGAACGGAGTAAGAACGACAGGCGTGGGAATGTCGGAAAGCGACAAGACGGTGAAAACACTCGACG of the Synergistaceae bacterium genome contains:
- the guaA gene encoding glutamine-hydrolyzing GMP synthase, with product MDNIVIIDCGSQFTQLIARRVREMKIHSTILPWDVSTVRVREQAPSGIIISGGPDSVNDEGAIAIQGEILDLGVPVLGVCYGMQLLAKFLGGQVVSGEKHEYGTTPIERKGESRLFKEVPGSFEVLMSHGDRVKQVPPNFQATADTKHGVIAAMESDDGRFFGLQFHPEVEHTQHGSLILRHFLFDVCSCKGDWDLGNWVERSVKVIRSQVGEGRVVCGLSGGVDSSVAAALVHRAVGKQLECVFVDNGLMRLDETRQVLKSYDGLGLSTRHVDASELFLNRLASVTDPESKRKIIGELFIKVFEGEASKIGSVKWLLQGTIYPDVIESGSKKGSAVIKSHHNVGGLPERMNLNLLEPLRDLFKDEVREIGHILGIPGEIVDRQPFPGPGLAVRCLGEITRERLDTLRAADAIFTEELIRSGLYHKIWQSFCVLLPVRTVGVMGDGRTYSEVLALRAVESSDAMTANWARLPGELLDLVAKRICNEVRGINRVVLDVTSKPPATIEWE